The following are encoded together in the Streptomyces sp. NBC_01465 genome:
- a CDS encoding DUF4129 domain-containing protein: MSAPGGWTTTRLLTRAFTNAPTPPVDTPRDPAREAAKRELSKPMYHENDPSLLRRGIDRFWDWLGGLFDAASGAAPGGVLGLVVIILLVLALIAALWWRLGTPQRLPVSASTLFDDRPRTAAEHRTAAEAHAADHAWTPAVQERMRAIVRSLEERTLLDPRPGRTADEAAAEAARPLPAHADRLRTAAREFDGITYGGRTADEQAYLRLTALDHDLDRTKPQLAEAPQGATP; this comes from the coding sequence GTGTCGGCTCCGGGGGGCTGGACAACAACGCGGCTGCTGACCCGCGCATTCACCAACGCACCGACACCACCGGTGGACACTCCGCGCGACCCTGCCCGCGAAGCGGCGAAGCGCGAACTGTCCAAACCGATGTACCACGAGAACGACCCGAGCCTGCTCCGCCGCGGCATCGACCGCTTCTGGGACTGGCTCGGCGGCCTCTTCGACGCCGCCTCCGGGGCAGCCCCCGGAGGCGTACTCGGTCTGGTCGTCATCATCCTCCTCGTCCTCGCCCTGATCGCCGCCCTCTGGTGGCGTCTGGGCACCCCCCAACGGCTCCCGGTCTCCGCCTCCACCCTGTTCGACGACCGCCCTCGCACCGCGGCCGAACACCGCACCGCCGCCGAGGCGCACGCCGCAGACCACGCCTGGACCCCCGCCGTCCAGGAACGGATGCGCGCCATCGTCCGCTCCCTGGAAGAACGCACCCTGCTCGACCCGCGCCCCGGCCGCACCGCCGACGAGGCGGCAGCAGAGGCAGCCCGCCCGCTCCCCGCGCACGCGGACCGACTGCGCACCGCAGCGCGCGAGTTCGACGGCATCACCTACGGCGGCCGCACCGCGGACGAGCAGGCGTACCTCCGCCTGACCGCACTCGACCACGACCTGGACCGCACCAAACCCCAGCTGGCCGAAGCTCCCCAGGGAGCCACCCCATGA
- a CDS encoding DUF4350 domain-containing protein: MTTTTPATSLSPTARQVWTRARGLLIALAVLLAAGIALAAVRSGDQHGNLDPRSADRYGSRAVAELLKERGVSTRVVTTLDATVAAAGPDTTLLVANPDLLTPHQQKTLHSAISDSGGRTVLLSPGPPSVSTLAPGVRAIAPAEVSARAPRCDLPAALRAGPADTGGISYSSPGNGASACYPADGLPTVLTLPSAGHGDTVLLGAPDILLNHRLDDEGNASLALQLLGSRPHLVWYLPSLSDASATDGGTKSFFDLIPSGWLWGTLQLLLAAALAAVWRARRLGPLVPERLPVTLRASEATEGRARLYRKTNARDRAAEVLRSAARARLAPLLGVPPREAHTPEALLPAVSAQLPTTAHDLRTLLFGPSPADDAALIRLADELDALEREVRTS, translated from the coding sequence ATGACCACCACCACACCCGCCACCTCGCTCTCCCCCACCGCGCGCCAGGTGTGGACCCGGGCCCGCGGTCTCCTGATCGCGCTCGCCGTCCTCCTCGCAGCCGGCATCGCTCTCGCTGCCGTCCGCTCCGGGGACCAGCACGGCAACCTCGACCCCCGCTCGGCCGACCGCTACGGCAGCCGCGCCGTGGCCGAACTCCTCAAGGAGCGCGGCGTCTCCACCCGGGTCGTCACCACACTCGACGCGACCGTCGCCGCGGCCGGCCCGGACACCACCCTCCTGGTGGCCAACCCCGACCTCCTCACCCCCCACCAACAGAAGACCCTCCACTCGGCGATCTCCGATTCAGGCGGCCGCACGGTCCTCCTCTCCCCGGGCCCGCCCTCCGTCTCCACCCTCGCCCCCGGCGTACGGGCCATAGCCCCCGCCGAGGTCTCCGCCCGCGCCCCGCGCTGCGACCTGCCCGCCGCACTCCGCGCGGGCCCCGCCGACACGGGCGGCATCAGCTACTCCTCCCCCGGCAACGGCGCCTCCGCCTGCTACCCCGCCGACGGCCTCCCCACGGTGCTCACCCTCCCGTCCGCCGGCCACGGCGACACCGTCCTGCTCGGCGCTCCCGACATCCTTCTCAACCATCGCCTCGACGACGAGGGCAACGCCTCACTCGCCCTGCAACTCCTCGGCTCACGCCCCCACCTCGTCTGGTACCTCCCCTCGCTCTCCGACGCCTCCGCCACCGACGGCGGCACCAAGAGCTTCTTCGACCTCATCCCGTCCGGCTGGCTCTGGGGAACGCTCCAACTCCTCCTGGCCGCAGCCCTGGCCGCCGTATGGCGAGCCCGCCGCCTCGGCCCCCTGGTCCCCGAACGCCTCCCCGTCACACTCCGCGCCTCGGAAGCCACCGAGGGCCGCGCCCGCCTCTACCGGAAGACGAACGCCCGCGACCGCGCGGCCGAAGTGCTCCGCTCGGCAGCCCGCGCCCGTCTCGCCCCACTCCTCGGCGTCCCTCCCCGCGAGGCCCACACCCCCGAGGCCCTCCTCCCCGCCGTCTCCGCCCAACTCCCCACCACGGCACACGATCTCCGTACCCTGCTCTTCGGCCCGTCCCCTGCCGACGACGCCGCCCTCATCCGCCTGGCAGACGAACTCGACGCCCTAGAACGAGAGGTACGCACCTCATGA
- a CDS encoding stage II sporulation protein M, with product MDLDVFVTAHRAEWDRLNHLLHRGRRLTGAEADELVALYQRTATHLSQIQSTTPDPMLTARLTQLVARARATVTGTRRASWRDAVHFLTAGFPAAVYRSRHWWVPTALISTAVAALIGWWIATHLEIQSSIAAPSALRDMTRPGGEYETYYSSHPAASFAAQVWTNNAQAATMCLVLGGFLCLPVFWILFLNMLNLGVGMGLMASAGRLDTFLGLVLPHGLLELTAVFVAAGTGLRLGWTVIDPGPLSRRTALAQQGRAALGMAIGLALVLFVSGILEGFVTPSGLPTWARIGIGIAAELAFLTYVYVLGGRAARAGDTGDVEEADRSAELPIAA from the coding sequence ATGGACCTGGATGTCTTCGTCACGGCCCACCGAGCCGAGTGGGACCGCCTCAACCACCTCCTGCACCGAGGCCGCCGACTCACCGGCGCGGAGGCCGACGAACTGGTGGCCCTCTACCAGCGCACGGCCACCCACCTCTCGCAGATCCAGTCCACCACCCCGGACCCCATGCTCACGGCCCGCCTGACGCAACTGGTGGCCCGAGCCCGCGCCACAGTGACGGGCACGCGCAGGGCGAGCTGGCGAGACGCGGTCCATTTCCTCACAGCCGGCTTCCCCGCAGCGGTCTACCGCTCCCGCCACTGGTGGGTCCCCACAGCCCTGATCTCGACAGCAGTCGCCGCCCTCATCGGCTGGTGGATCGCGACCCACCTGGAAATCCAGTCCTCCATCGCAGCGCCCTCCGCACTCCGCGACATGACCCGCCCGGGCGGCGAATACGAGACCTACTACTCCAGCCACCCCGCCGCCTCTTTCGCAGCCCAGGTCTGGACGAACAACGCCCAGGCGGCCACGATGTGCCTGGTCCTGGGCGGGTTCCTCTGCCTCCCGGTCTTCTGGATCCTCTTCCTCAACATGCTCAACCTCGGCGTGGGCATGGGCCTGATGGCCTCGGCCGGCCGCCTCGACACCTTCCTCGGCCTGGTCCTCCCGCACGGCCTCCTGGAACTCACCGCGGTCTTCGTAGCCGCCGGCACAGGCCTGCGCCTCGGCTGGACCGTCATCGACCCGGGCCCCCTCTCCCGCCGCACAGCTCTGGCCCAACAGGGCCGCGCAGCGCTGGGCATGGCCATCGGCCTGGCCCTGGTCCTCTTCGTCTCAGGAATCCTGGAAGGCTTCGTGACCCCCTCGGGCCTCCCCACCTGGGCCCGCATAGGCATCGGCATCGCAGCGGAACTGGCATTCCTCACCTACGTGTACGTACTAGGCGGCCGAGCAGCACGAGCAGGCGACACCGGTGACGTGGAGGAAGCGGACCGAAGCGCCGAACTCCCCATCGCGGCGTGA
- the manA gene encoding mannose-6-phosphate isomerase, class I, which yields MDRLDNTVRPYAWGSTTAIPALLSTAPTGEPQAEMWMGAHPGAPSRVDRGQGAQPLSELIAADPEAELGAPAVAKFGPRLPFLLKILAAGAPLSLQVHPDLAQAKEGYEAEERAGVPIDAPHRNYKDANHKPELICALTPFDGLCGFRAPSEAADLLAALGVDSLKPYVDILRARPEEAALREVLTAVLTADPAQMRTTVTESAAAAERLGGAHAPYAQIAQHYPGDPGVIAAMLLNHVQLQPGEALFLGAGVPHAYLSGMGVEIMANSDNVLRCGLTPKHVDVPELLKIVRFEPTGPGVLRPEASESGEELYETPIDEFRLSRYALPADATPVDLPATTPQILLCTAGTPTAGELQLTPGQSVFVPAGEKATLTGPGTVFRATVVA from the coding sequence ATGGACCGCCTCGACAACACCGTGCGCCCTTACGCCTGGGGCTCCACGACCGCCATCCCGGCCCTCCTCTCCACCGCCCCCACAGGCGAACCCCAGGCCGAGATGTGGATGGGCGCCCACCCCGGGGCCCCCTCCCGCGTCGACCGCGGCCAGGGCGCACAGCCCCTCTCCGAACTGATCGCCGCCGATCCGGAAGCCGAACTCGGCGCACCCGCAGTCGCGAAGTTCGGCCCGCGCCTCCCCTTCCTCCTCAAGATCCTCGCGGCCGGAGCCCCCCTCTCCCTCCAGGTCCACCCCGACCTCGCGCAGGCGAAGGAGGGTTACGAGGCCGAGGAGCGCGCCGGCGTCCCCATCGACGCCCCGCACCGCAACTACAAGGACGCCAACCACAAGCCCGAACTCATCTGCGCGCTCACCCCCTTCGACGGCCTCTGCGGTTTCCGCGCCCCGTCGGAGGCGGCCGACCTGCTGGCCGCCCTCGGGGTGGACTCGCTGAAGCCGTACGTGGACATCCTGCGCGCCCGCCCCGAAGAGGCGGCCCTGCGCGAGGTCCTCACGGCGGTCCTGACCGCGGACCCCGCCCAGATGCGGACCACGGTCACCGAATCCGCAGCGGCAGCGGAACGCCTCGGCGGCGCCCACGCCCCGTACGCGCAGATCGCCCAGCACTACCCCGGCGACCCGGGCGTCATCGCGGCGATGCTGCTCAACCACGTCCAACTGCAGCCGGGCGAAGCCCTGTTCCTCGGCGCGGGCGTCCCACACGCCTACCTCAGCGGCATGGGCGTGGAGATCATGGCGAACTCCGACAACGTCCTGCGCTGCGGCCTCACGCCCAAGCACGTCGACGTCCCCGAACTCCTCAAGATCGTCCGCTTCGAGCCGACGGGCCCGGGCGTCCTGCGCCCCGAGGCATCGGAGTCGGGCGAGGAGCTCTACGAGACCCCCATCGACGAGTTCCGCCTCTCCCGCTACGCCCTCCCCGCCGACGCGACCCCCGTCGATCTCCCCGCCACTACCCCGCAGATCCTGCTCTGCACCGCAGGCACCCCGACCGCAGGCGAACTCCAGCTCACCCCCGGCCAGTCGGTCTTCGTACCGGCGGGCGAAAAAGCAACGCTCACCGGCCCCGGTACGGTCTTCCGCGCCACCGTCGTGGCCTGA
- a CDS encoding cation diffusion facilitator family transporter, with the protein MSASGGTKAIVAALGANLAIAVAKFVAFLFSGSSSMLAESVHSLADSGNQGLLLLGGKKAKREATPEHPFGYGRERYIYAFLVSIVLFSVGGMFAVYEGYEKIKHPHSLDNWYWPVGVLVFAIIAEGFSFRTAIVESNATRGALSWTQFIRRAKAPELPVVLLEDFGALIGLVLALGGVGIAVITDNGVWDGIGTLCIGILLIAIAIVLAAETKSLLLGESAGTDEVDKIKQAIVDHDTVTSVIHMRTLHLGPEELLVAAKIAVQHDDTAAEVAAAINAAETRIREAVPIARVIYLEPDIYSESDAAAGNDPAATPGGPTPGPAH; encoded by the coding sequence ATGAGCGCGTCAGGCGGAACCAAGGCGATTGTGGCGGCGCTCGGCGCCAACCTCGCGATCGCGGTAGCGAAGTTCGTGGCGTTCCTCTTCAGTGGCTCGTCGTCGATGCTCGCGGAGAGCGTCCACTCGCTCGCCGACTCCGGCAACCAGGGCCTGCTCCTCCTCGGCGGCAAGAAGGCCAAGCGCGAGGCAACACCGGAGCACCCCTTCGGCTACGGCCGCGAGCGCTACATCTACGCCTTCCTGGTCTCCATCGTCCTGTTCTCCGTCGGCGGCATGTTCGCCGTCTACGAGGGCTACGAGAAGATCAAGCACCCCCACTCCCTCGACAACTGGTACTGGCCGGTCGGCGTCCTGGTCTTCGCGATCATCGCGGAGGGCTTCTCCTTCCGTACGGCGATCGTGGAGTCCAACGCGACGCGCGGCGCCCTCTCCTGGACCCAGTTCATCCGCCGCGCCAAGGCCCCCGAGCTCCCCGTCGTGCTCCTCGAGGACTTCGGCGCCCTGATCGGTCTCGTCCTCGCCCTGGGCGGTGTTGGCATTGCCGTCATCACCGACAACGGCGTCTGGGACGGCATCGGCACGCTCTGCATCGGCATCCTGCTGATCGCCATCGCGATCGTCCTGGCAGCGGAGACGAAGTCGCTCCTCCTCGGCGAATCCGCGGGCACCGACGAGGTCGACAAGATCAAGCAGGCCATCGTCGACCACGACACCGTCACCTCGGTCATCCACATGCGCACGCTCCACCTCGGCCCCGAGGAACTCCTCGTCGCAGCCAAGATCGCCGTCCAGCACGACGACACGGCAGCCGAGGTCGCAGCCGCCATCAACGCGGCGGAGACCCGCATCCGCGAAGCCGTCCCGATCGCCCGCGTGATCTACCTGGAGCCGGACATCTACAGCGAGTCGGACGCAGCAGCGGGCAACGACCCCGCAGCAACCCCGGGCGGTCCGACCCCCGGTCCCGCCCACTGA
- a CDS encoding DUF58 domain-containing protein: MALTGRAALLAALSSLPVGILAPSWTGILAVNTPLTLAILYDYARAAPVRKLQFTRTGDTSVRVDEPAEVLLTVTNPSPRRLRAQLRDAWPPSAWPPGTEQAASRHTLTIPAGERRRLTTALRPTRRGDRQAERITVRSYGPLGLAARQGHHRVPWTVRVLPPFTSRKHLPSRLARLRELDGRTSVLTRGEGTEFDSLREYVPGDDTRSIDWRATARQSTVAVRTWRPERDRHILIVLDTGRTSAGRVGDVPRLDAAMDAALLLAALASRAGDRVDLLAYDRRTRALVQGRSAGEILPSLVNALAPLEPELVETDARGLSAAALKHAPRRSLIVLLTTLDAAPIGEGLLPVLPQLTQRHTVLVASVADPYVAEMTTARGTLEAVYESAAATQALEQRRRTADQLTHHGVTVVDATPTEIAPALADAYLALKAAGRL; encoded by the coding sequence ATGGCCCTCACCGGACGCGCCGCGCTCCTCGCAGCCCTCAGCTCCCTCCCCGTCGGCATCCTCGCCCCCAGCTGGACGGGGATCCTCGCCGTGAACACCCCCCTCACACTCGCAATTCTGTACGACTACGCCCGGGCCGCACCAGTACGAAAGCTCCAATTCACCCGAACCGGTGACACATCAGTTCGGGTTGACGAGCCGGCCGAAGTCCTTCTCACCGTCACCAACCCGTCCCCCCGTCGCCTGCGCGCCCAACTCCGCGACGCCTGGCCCCCCAGCGCCTGGCCGCCCGGCACGGAACAGGCCGCCTCCCGCCACACCCTGACGATCCCCGCCGGCGAACGACGCCGCCTCACCACGGCCCTCCGCCCCACCCGCCGCGGCGACCGCCAAGCAGAACGCATCACGGTCCGCTCGTACGGCCCGCTGGGGCTCGCGGCCCGCCAAGGCCACCACCGCGTCCCCTGGACGGTGCGCGTCCTGCCGCCGTTCACCAGCCGCAAACACCTGCCCTCACGCCTGGCCCGCCTGCGCGAACTCGACGGCCGCACCAGCGTGTTGACCCGCGGCGAAGGCACAGAGTTCGACAGCCTCCGCGAGTACGTCCCCGGCGACGACACCCGTTCCATCGACTGGCGAGCCACGGCCCGCCAGAGCACCGTCGCCGTACGCACCTGGCGTCCCGAACGCGACCGCCACATCCTGATCGTCCTGGACACGGGCCGCACGTCAGCGGGACGGGTCGGTGACGTCCCTCGCCTGGACGCGGCAATGGACGCAGCTCTGCTCCTCGCCGCCCTCGCCTCACGCGCCGGCGACCGCGTGGACCTCCTCGCATACGACCGCCGCACCCGAGCCCTGGTCCAGGGCCGCTCAGCGGGAGAGATCCTCCCCTCCCTGGTCAACGCACTGGCCCCTCTCGAACCCGAGCTGGTGGAAACAGACGCCCGCGGCCTGAGCGCCGCAGCCCTCAAACACGCCCCCCGCCGCTCCCTGATCGTCCTGCTCACCACCCTGGACGCCGCCCCGATCGGCGAAGGCCTCCTGCCCGTGCTCCCCCAACTCACCCAACGCCATACGGTCCTCGTAGCCTCGGTCGCCGACCCCTACGTCGCCGAAATGACGACCGCCCGAGGAACCCTCGAAGCGGTCTACGAATCCGCAGCCGCCACCCAGGCCCTCGAACAGCGCCGCCGCACAGCGGACCAGCTCACGCACCACGGCGTCACAGTCGTAGACGCAACCCCAACAGAAATCGCCCCCGCCCTGGCCGACGCCTACCTGGCCCTGAAAGCCGCCGGCCGCCTCTGA
- a CDS encoding RDD family protein, with protein MSWLVTGDAVVLGLQPAKLPSRALALLIDLVVVWAVYIGLSVGVIAATASMDEAASAALSVGLFLLVLVGAPIAVETLSHGRSLGKLACGLRVVRDDGGPIRFRHALVRGAMGVVEIMITFGVVACIASLVSARGRRIGDVFAGTLVVRERVTAGRGVRAVPPPPPWLAGRFSGLDLSGVPDELWLAVRQYLTRMGQLDAEVGWAVAERLAGELAGRTGAPVPHGVPPGAYLAAVVNERQVRDARRVFGVSASTGLQEPVVVAPVVGAVRRDSVEQESRGPGSGFAPPG; from the coding sequence GTGAGTTGGCTCGTGACGGGCGATGCGGTCGTACTGGGGCTGCAGCCTGCGAAGTTGCCCAGTCGGGCGCTGGCACTGCTGATTGATCTGGTCGTCGTCTGGGCTGTGTACATCGGGCTTTCGGTGGGGGTTATCGCCGCTACCGCCTCGATGGACGAGGCTGCTTCGGCTGCTTTGAGTGTGGGGTTGTTCTTGTTGGTGCTCGTCGGGGCTCCCATCGCCGTGGAGACGCTCAGCCATGGGCGGTCGCTGGGGAAGCTGGCGTGCGGGCTGCGGGTGGTGCGGGACGACGGGGGGCCGATCCGGTTCCGGCATGCGCTGGTGCGGGGGGCCATGGGGGTCGTCGAAATCATGATCACCTTCGGGGTCGTGGCGTGCATCGCCTCCCTGGTCTCCGCACGGGGGCGGCGCATCGGGGATGTCTTCGCGGGGACCCTTGTCGTACGGGAGCGGGTGACCGCGGGGCGCGGTGTGCGCGCTGTGCCGCCTCCGCCGCCGTGGCTGGCCGGGCGGTTCTCGGGGCTGGATCTGTCCGGGGTGCCGGACGAGCTGTGGCTGGCGGTCCGGCAGTACCTGACGCGGATGGGGCAGCTCGACGCGGAGGTGGGGTGGGCTGTCGCGGAGCGGCTCGCCGGGGAGCTGGCCGGCCGTACGGGAGCTCCTGTGCCTCATGGGGTGCCGCCGGGGGCGTACTTGGCCGCTGTCGTCAATGAGCGGCAGGTGCGGGATGCGCGGCGCGTCTTCGGAGTGAGTGCCTCAACTGGGCTGCAGGAGCCCGTGGTTGTCGCTCCTGTGGTGGGGGCCGTGCGGAGGGATTCCGTCGAGCAGGAATCGCGGGGCCCCGGCTCCGGGTTCGCGCCGCCTGGTTAG
- the ahcY gene encoding adenosylhomocysteinase encodes MTTVATAQDFKVADLSLAAFGRKEITLAEHEMPGLMSIRKEYAATQPLAGARVTGSLHMTVQTAVLIETLVALGADVRWASCNIFSTQDHAAAAIAVGPTGTPEAPAGVPVFAWKGESLEEYWWCTEQALTWPNTPTGGPNMILDDGGDATLLVHKGVEFEKAGAAPDPATADSEEYAYILKLLNRTLSENPQKWTQLASEIRGVTEETTTGVHRLYEMMRDGQLLFPAINVNDAVTKSKFDNKYGCRHSLIDGINRATDVLIGGKVAVVCGYGDVGKGCAESLRGQGARVIVTEIDPICALQAAMDGYQVATLDDVVEIADIFVTTTGNKDIIMAADMAKMKHQAIVGNIGHFDNEIDMAGLAKIPGIVRDEVKPQVHTWKFEDGKVLIVLSEGRLLNLGNATGHPSFVMSNSFADQTLAQIELFTKQSEYPTDVYVLPKHLDEKVARLHLDALGVRLTTLRPEQASYIGVEVEGPYKPDHYRY; translated from the coding sequence ATGACGACTGTCGCCACCGCTCAGGACTTCAAGGTCGCCGACCTGTCCCTGGCCGCCTTCGGCCGCAAGGAGATCACGCTCGCCGAGCACGAGATGCCCGGCCTGATGTCGATCCGCAAGGAGTACGCGGCCACCCAGCCGCTCGCCGGCGCACGCGTCACCGGCTCCCTGCACATGACCGTGCAGACGGCGGTCCTGATCGAGACGCTGGTCGCCCTCGGCGCCGACGTCCGCTGGGCCTCCTGCAACATCTTCTCCACCCAGGACCACGCCGCGGCAGCCATCGCGGTCGGCCCGACGGGTACCCCCGAGGCCCCTGCGGGCGTCCCGGTCTTCGCCTGGAAGGGCGAGAGCCTGGAAGAGTACTGGTGGTGCACGGAGCAGGCGCTGACCTGGCCGAACACCCCCACCGGCGGCCCGAACATGATCCTCGATGACGGCGGCGACGCCACGCTCCTCGTCCACAAGGGCGTCGAGTTCGAGAAGGCCGGCGCGGCCCCGGACCCGGCGACGGCGGACTCCGAGGAGTACGCGTACATCCTCAAGCTCCTCAACCGCACCCTGAGCGAGAACCCCCAGAAGTGGACCCAGCTCGCCTCGGAGATCCGCGGCGTGACCGAGGAGACCACCACGGGCGTCCACCGCCTGTACGAGATGATGCGCGACGGCCAGCTGCTCTTCCCGGCGATCAACGTCAACGACGCGGTCACCAAGTCGAAGTTCGACAACAAGTACGGCTGCCGCCACTCCCTGATCGACGGCATCAACCGCGCCACCGACGTCCTCATCGGCGGCAAGGTCGCGGTCGTCTGCGGTTACGGCGACGTCGGCAAGGGCTGCGCCGAGTCGCTCCGCGGCCAGGGCGCCCGCGTCATCGTCACGGAGATCGACCCGATCTGCGCGCTCCAGGCGGCGATGGACGGCTACCAGGTCGCCACTCTCGACGACGTCGTCGAGATCGCCGACATCTTCGTCACCACGACGGGCAACAAGGACATCATCATGGCCGCCGACATGGCCAAGATGAAGCACCAGGCGATCGTCGGGAACATCGGCCACTTCGACAACGAGATCGACATGGCCGGCCTGGCCAAGATCCCCGGCATCGTGCGGGACGAGGTCAAGCCCCAGGTCCACACCTGGAAGTTCGAAGACGGCAAGGTCCTGATCGTCCTCTCCGAGGGCCGCCTGCTGAACCTCGGCAACGCGACGGGCCACCCGTCCTTCGTGATGTCCAACTCCTTCGCGGACCAGACCCTGGCCCAGATCGAGCTGTTCACCAAGCAGTCCGAGTACCCGACCGACGTCTACGTGCTCCCGAAGCACCTCGACGAGAAGGTCGCCCGCCTCCACCTGGACGCCCTCGGCGTCCGCCTCACCACGCTGCGCCCGGAGCAGGCGAGCTACATCGGCGTAGAGGTAGAGGGCCCGTACAAGCCCGACCACTACCGCTACTGA
- a CDS encoding AAA family ATPase has protein sequence MSAPTPQTPDHSDQARASLEALRAEIGKAVVGQDPAVTGLVVALLCRGHVLLEGVPGVAKTLLVRALAASLQLDTKRVQFTPDLMPSDITGSLVYDARTAEFSFQSGPVFTNLLLADEINRTPPKTQSSLLEAMEERQVTVDGTPRPLPDPFLVAATQNPVEYEGTYPLPEAQLDRFLLKLTVPLPSREDEISVLTRHADGFNPRDLQAAGLRPVAGPADLEAARTAVAKTSVSPEISGYVVDICRATRESPSLTLGVSPRGATALLSTARAWAWLTGRDYVIPDDVKALALPTLRHRIQLRPEAEMEGVTADSVINAILAQVPVPR, from the coding sequence ATGAGCGCCCCGACCCCGCAGACCCCCGACCACTCGGACCAGGCCCGAGCCTCACTGGAGGCCCTGCGAGCCGAGATCGGAAAGGCCGTGGTCGGTCAGGACCCGGCCGTGACCGGTCTGGTCGTCGCGCTCCTCTGCCGAGGCCACGTCCTCCTCGAAGGCGTCCCCGGAGTGGCGAAGACCCTCCTGGTCCGCGCCCTGGCCGCCTCCCTGCAACTCGACACCAAGCGCGTCCAGTTCACCCCCGACCTCATGCCCAGCGACATCACGGGATCGCTGGTCTACGACGCCCGCACCGCCGAGTTCTCCTTCCAGTCCGGCCCGGTCTTCACGAACCTGCTCCTCGCCGACGAGATCAACCGAACCCCTCCCAAGACGCAGTCCTCGCTCCTCGAAGCGATGGAAGAACGCCAGGTCACGGTCGACGGCACCCCCCGCCCCCTGCCCGACCCGTTCCTGGTGGCCGCCACCCAGAACCCGGTCGAGTACGAAGGCACCTACCCCCTCCCGGAAGCCCAGCTCGACCGCTTCCTCCTCAAGCTGACCGTCCCCCTCCCATCCCGCGAGGACGAGATCAGCGTGCTCACCCGGCACGCCGACGGCTTCAACCCCCGCGACCTCCAGGCCGCCGGCCTACGCCCCGTCGCCGGTCCCGCCGACCTCGAAGCGGCCCGCACCGCCGTCGCCAAGACCTCCGTGTCCCCGGAAATCTCCGGCTACGTGGTCGATATCTGCCGTGCCACCAGAGAATCCCCCTCCCTCACCCTCGGCGTCTCCCCACGAGGCGCCACCGCGCTGCTCTCCACCGCCCGGGCCTGGGCCTGGCTCACCGGCCGTGACTACGTCATCCCCGACGACGTCAAAGCCCTCGCGCTGCCGACCCTCCGCCACCGGATCCAACTCCGCCCCGAGGCCGAGATGGAGGGCGTCACCGCCGACTCCGTCATCAACGCGATCCTCGCCCAAGTCCCCGTCCCCCGCTGA